The genomic DNA CGTTTTTGTTGCTGCAAGGATTGGAGACCCTGCATCTTAGGATGCAGCGCCACGTAGAAAACGCAAAGAAAGCAGCGGAATTTCTAAAGAATCACCCAAAAGTCGCCTGGGTAAACTACCCCAGCCTTCCGGATTCGCCCTATTATACTCTTGCCCAAAAATACTTGCCAAAAGGGGCCGGGGCGATATTTACCTTCGGCTTAAAAGGCGGTTACGAAGCCGGGAAAAAATTTATAGAAAGCGTAAAGCTCTTTTCCCACCTTGCGAACGTAGGGGACGCAAAGTCTTTGATAATACACCCGGCCAGCACTACCCACCAGCAGTTGAGCCCCGAAGAACAAACAGCAGCCGGAGTCACTCCGGATATGATAAGGGTGTCGATTGGAATAGAGGACATTGACGATATTCTTAAAGACCTGGAAAGAGGCCTTGATGCCGCGTAAAAAATTTACAACCGAGGGGGATGGCCATGCTCGTAAAAAAACACTTTTTTCGCTTTACAAAAGGTGAAATTCAATTCAGCACCGAAAGCGGATATACTTTCGATGCTATTCAGGTGGCTTACGAAACTTACGGCAACTTGAACAGAAAAAAAGACAACGCCATTTTAGTGCTGCACGCCTTAACAGGAGATGCTCATGCCGCGGGTATGTATTCCAGCCGGGACCCCAAGCCCGGCTGGTGGGACCCGCTGATAGGCCCCGGAAAGGCGCTGGATACGAACAAATATTTCGTTATATGTTCAAACATACTGGGAAGCTGCTACGGGACTACAGGACCGACATCCGTAAATCCGAAAACTGGAAATCCTTATGGCAATGATTTCCCTCCGATAAATATAAGGGATATGGTAAGACTGCAAAAAATTCTACTGGAATACCTCGGAGTTAAAAAATTGAAGATGGCTATTGGCGGGTCTTTAGGAGGTATGCAGGCCCTTGAATGGGCCGTAACCTTCCCTGATTCTGTAGAAACAGTTGTTGCAATAGCTGCAACTCACGAGCTTTCCCCCTTGGCTATTGCGTTCAACTACGTGGGTATAAAAGCTATTGAAAGCGACCCATCCTGGA from Caldanaerovirga acetigignens includes the following:
- the metX gene encoding homoserine O-acetyltransferase MetX; the encoded protein is MLVKKHFFRFTKGEIQFSTESGYTFDAIQVAYETYGNLNRKKDNAILVLHALTGDAHAAGMYSSRDPKPGWWDPLIGPGKALDTNKYFVICSNILGSCYGTTGPTSVNPKTGNPYGNDFPPINIRDMVRLQKILLEYLGVKKLKMAIGGSLGGMQALEWAVTFPDSVETVVAIAATHELSPLAIAFNYVGIKAIESDPSWRNGNYYLLGQPVRGLSLARMIGTLTYKSHELFKRRFSRNMDAEKGLFLAESYLEYHGESFVKRFDANAYLCLIKAMNRHNIAEPYGSLEKALKRIKAKVFMVGIDTDMLYPPDELRSFIKQLNTAGGYGEYREIESYQGHDAFLVDFEKLSPILNEILETSVQSTFLSESPSL